A section of the Gammaproteobacteria bacterium genome encodes:
- a CDS encoding MFS transporter: MSIIVVVRKGGSAAIAADTVQSDDSLLLRAGYVRNHEKIIAFNDCYLGLAGWAAAQDIMESLVRNHAAQLDFSGRSKIFETMRRVHSIIKSDYHIDTSEEKDQPVESSQLSMLIANPAGIFEVDSYRTVCEYGRYFALGSGRALALGAMHALYERLDTAAEIARAGVEAACEFDDGCALPATSYSIELAN; encoded by the coding sequence ATGTCGATTATCGTTGTTGTGCGAAAAGGCGGCAGCGCCGCCATCGCGGCCGATACCGTTCAGAGTGATGATTCATTGCTGCTGCGTGCTGGCTACGTGCGCAATCACGAAAAGATCATTGCCTTCAATGACTGCTACCTGGGACTGGCCGGGTGGGCTGCCGCCCAGGACATCATGGAAAGCCTGGTCAGGAATCACGCGGCACAGCTGGACTTTTCCGGTCGCAGCAAGATTTTTGAAACCATGCGGCGGGTGCATTCGATCATCAAGAGCGACTACCACATCGACACCAGCGAGGAAAAAGACCAGCCGGTCGAGTCGAGCCAGCTGTCAATGCTGATCGCCAACCCGGCGGGAATTTTCGAAGTAGACAGCTATCGCACCGTGTGTGAGTACGGCCGCTACTTCGCTCTGGGCTCCGGACGTGCGCTGGCGCTGGGCGCGATGCACGCACTTTACGAGCGTCTCGACACCGCCGCGGAAATTGCCCGCGCCGGTGTTGAAGCGGCGTGTGAGTTTGATGACGGCTGTGCGCTTCCGGCGACCAGCTACTCCATCGAACTGGCAAACTGA
- a CDS encoding lysoplasmalogenase, which produces MGLIFMLTAAALLAAGAAIVSHYAQRTALHYVFKPLATLLIVILALLLLPSTPPLYGWLIVAGLLCSLAGDIFLMLPRDRFLAGLTAFLLAHWCYMAAFLQRTPDPNVMLLLPWLAAAAAVLFVLRPPGSMRYAVAVYVGSIVAMAWLAFENWRLAGAMLAAAGAVLFVCSDFLIGLRRFRGSWPAERALTLGTYFPAQLLITHSMGFSGTVH; this is translated from the coding sequence GTGGGGCTGATTTTCATGCTGACCGCGGCAGCATTACTTGCCGCTGGCGCAGCGATTGTGTCGCATTACGCGCAGCGCACGGCGTTGCACTATGTGTTCAAGCCGCTCGCAACGCTGCTGATTGTCATACTGGCGCTGCTGTTGTTGCCATCGACACCACCATTGTATGGCTGGCTGATCGTGGCCGGCCTGCTGTGCTCACTTGCTGGCGACATCTTCCTGATGCTTCCGCGTGATCGTTTCCTCGCCGGGCTAACCGCTTTCCTGCTGGCGCACTGGTGCTACATGGCCGCATTCCTGCAACGCACTCCGGATCCCAACGTGATGCTGTTGCTGCCGTGGCTTGCAGCTGCTGCGGCCGTGCTGTTCGTATTGCGCCCGCCCGGCAGCATGCGTTACGCGGTGGCCGTCTACGTCGGCAGCATTGTCGCAATGGCCTGGCTGGCTTTCGAGAACTGGCGACTGGCAGGCGCGATGCTCGCCGCGGCTGGCGCCGTGCTGTTTGTGTGCTCGGATTTTCTTATCGGGCTGCGACGCTTTCGTGGCAGCTGGCCCGCGGAACGCGCGCTGACGCTCGGCACCTACTTTCCGGCACAGCTGCTGATCACCCACTCGATGGGTTTTTCAGGAACAGTTCACTAG
- a CDS encoding divergent polysaccharide deacetylase family protein yields MTSRNSNLPRWLLLTGILALNGAQAEPVIALIVDDLGFRYSESRRATALPGPVACAVIPGTPHGEKMARAAHASGKEVMLHLPMEPVDRSRPVGAHGIDLQTTRDGITSTLQAGIEAVPHVSGVNNHMGSLITRHPGHMSWLMQDLRESGLFFVDSVTTESSVALSMAREAGVSATRRDMFLDSEQADEQEIHQRLQRLVELAQRRGHALGIAHPFPATMTVLERELPRLDGVKLVSVRELIALRSQAQQAERLTIAVEKTQ; encoded by the coding sequence GTGACTAGCCGTAATTCCAACCTGCCCCGGTGGCTGCTGCTAACCGGAATCCTTGCGCTTAATGGCGCACAAGCCGAACCGGTTATCGCGCTGATCGTCGATGACCTGGGTTTTCGCTACAGCGAAAGCCGGCGGGCAACGGCGCTGCCGGGCCCGGTCGCCTGCGCGGTAATACCCGGCACACCGCATGGCGAAAAAATGGCTCGCGCCGCGCATGCCAGCGGCAAGGAAGTGATGCTGCACCTGCCGATGGAGCCTGTAGATCGTTCCCGTCCGGTTGGTGCCCACGGTATCGATTTGCAAACCACCCGGGATGGCATTACCAGTACGCTGCAGGCAGGCATCGAAGCGGTGCCGCACGTCAGCGGCGTAAACAATCACATGGGCAGTCTCATTACCCGTCATCCGGGACACATGAGCTGGCTTATGCAGGATCTGCGTGAGAGCGGACTGTTTTTTGTCGACAGCGTAACTACCGAATCCAGCGTCGCGTTGAGCATGGCACGCGAGGCCGGGGTGAGCGCTACCCGGCGCGACATGTTTCTCGATTCAGAACAGGCCGATGAGCAGGAGATCCATCAGCGGCTGCAACGGCTGGTGGAACTGGCACAACGACGCGGACACGCGCTGGGTATAGCCCATCCGTTTCCGGCGACGATGACGGTGCTGGAACGCGAACTGCCGCGACTCGACGGCGTAAAACTGGTTTCGGTGCGCGAGCTCATTGCATTACGTTCGCAGGCGCAGCAAGCGGAGCGATTGACTATCGCCGTGGAAAAAACACAGTAG
- a CDS encoding DUF4384 domain-containing protein, which yields MARRHAVLIGVNKYPNLAHIGNYDLHGCVNDAKLIKQILVEKFHFDAGDIVELHDEQATREAIVGQMNRLVDEVDKDEVVVFHFSGHGSRRRSRTGGDDEAKDSTIMPNDSGRDPRPNRDISDIEINDWLGRLVQKTRYITLTFDCCHSGTMTRDAFADTARLVVDDDRAVEAMGLESADAAPLDRSHLGPSGFLAVSESYVVMSGCRDNQLSREFSLEDKGPEFRNGALTYFLTQELLQAKPGTTYRDIFEPARLKVLDRYKGEQTPQIEGRQDREIFGVRDIEPIRFIPVDKVDGDNITLAGGAAHGLHTGSIWAVYPPGTKSTTDTASLGMVEITKVDALTTDGVLRETNGAIEPGARCIERVPATSQFQLKIDLGALNDDQRAALAPGIEESALLTLSNNPATADMRAYVIAPRQSAAPDDPVPQLVSVNQPTWAMVDAAGELSMPPHTTDEDGIIRLLIKNLETRARFRNALGLDNPDSNLDVEFNLYRHITDDEWEMINGGEAILDDGGRISFEVINNEKEPVYVSVLDLEATGAISLLYPPRGTSELIEPGKTLRVGRGDQVLRLALDDSVRGETGQETLKAIVTSDESDFRWLEQGKTRSVGRSRLKQQFEAAYDGPTTRAVIMETKDDPDDDWKAVNRTFQLKRKLV from the coding sequence ATGGCCAGGCGACACGCTGTGCTGATTGGTGTCAACAAGTACCCCAATCTCGCCCATATCGGTAACTACGATCTGCATGGCTGCGTCAATGACGCAAAGCTGATAAAGCAGATCCTGGTAGAGAAGTTTCACTTCGATGCCGGAGATATTGTTGAACTGCACGATGAGCAGGCAACCCGCGAGGCCATCGTCGGGCAGATGAACCGGCTGGTTGACGAAGTCGATAAGGACGAGGTTGTCGTATTCCATTTCAGCGGTCATGGCTCGCGGCGCCGCAGCCGCACCGGTGGTGACGATGAGGCCAAGGACAGCACCATCATGCCAAACGACAGTGGCCGCGACCCCAGGCCGAATCGCGATATTTCCGATATCGAGATTAACGACTGGCTCGGCCGGCTGGTGCAGAAAACGCGCTACATTACGCTGACATTCGACTGCTGCCATTCCGGCACGATGACGCGTGATGCATTCGCCGATACGGCGCGGCTGGTAGTTGACGATGACCGGGCGGTAGAAGCCATGGGGCTGGAGTCAGCTGATGCTGCGCCGCTTGATCGCAGCCATCTCGGTCCCAGCGGCTTTCTCGCCGTCAGCGAATCCTATGTGGTGATGTCCGGTTGCCGTGATAATCAGCTGTCGCGCGAATTTTCGCTGGAAGACAAGGGCCCGGAATTTCGTAATGGCGCGCTGACCTATTTCCTGACGCAGGAACTGTTGCAGGCAAAGCCCGGTACAACCTATCGCGATATTTTCGAACCGGCCCGCCTGAAGGTGCTGGATCGCTATAAGGGCGAACAGACGCCGCAAATCGAGGGTCGTCAGGACCGCGAGATTTTCGGTGTGCGCGATATCGAACCGATCCGTTTCATTCCGGTCGACAAGGTCGATGGCGACAACATTACGCTGGCTGGCGGTGCCGCACATGGGCTGCATACCGGCTCGATATGGGCGGTTTACCCGCCGGGCACCAAAAGCACAACGGATACCGCTAGTCTCGGGATGGTAGAGATCACGAAGGTCGATGCGCTGACCACCGATGGCGTGCTGCGCGAAACAAATGGCGCGATAGAGCCAGGCGCGCGCTGCATCGAAAGGGTGCCGGCGACATCGCAGTTCCAGCTGAAGATTGATCTTGGCGCGCTGAACGATGACCAGCGCGCGGCGCTGGCGCCGGGCATCGAGGAGTCAGCGCTGCTGACCCTGAGCAACAATCCTGCAACCGCCGATATGCGTGCCTATGTAATCGCGCCACGTCAGTCGGCAGCGCCTGATGACCCGGTGCCGCAGCTGGTGTCAGTTAACCAACCGACCTGGGCCATGGTCGACGCTGCAGGCGAGCTGTCCATGCCGCCACACACCACCGATGAAGACGGCATTATCAGGCTGCTGATAAAGAATCTCGAGACGCGGGCACGATTCCGCAACGCGCTCGGGCTCGACAACCCCGACAGCAACCTGGATGTCGAATTCAACCTGTACCGGCATATAACAGACGACGAGTGGGAAATGATTAACGGTGGCGAGGCGATTCTGGATGATGGCGGACGAATCTCATTCGAGGTAATAAACAATGAGAAGGAGCCGGTTTATGTCAGCGTTCTCGATCTGGAAGCGACCGGCGCTATCTCGTTGCTATATCCGCCACGCGGCACCAGCGAACTGATCGAACCAGGCAAGACCCTGCGCGTCGGTCGCGGTGACCAGGTGTTGCGTCTGGCGCTGGACGACAGCGTGCGCGGCGAAACCGGGCAGGAGACGCTCAAGGCCATCGTCACCAGTGACGAATCCGATTTTCGCTGGCTCGAGCAGGGCAAGACGCGCTCGGTGGGCCGGTCGCGGCTGAAGCAGCAATTTGAAGCGGCGTACGACGGACCGACAACCCGCGCGGTAATAATGGAGACAAAGGACGATCCGGACGATGACTGGAAGGCAGTTAACCGGACATTCCAATTGAAACGCAAGTTGGTATGA
- a CDS encoding S41 family peptidase has product MSVISRGLLAVLIGVVLGVSLSAGSIVLAELEARETEALPIAEARLFAEVLERVKREYVDSVDDADLIQAAIRGMVADLDPHSAFLNSQEYREIRINTSGNYTGVGLEVNIEDGQVVVVSPIDNTPAHRAGMQPGDILMMVDGYPIEQDLEDTVARMRGEPGTPVRLTVAREGADDLLHFNLTRARIQMTSVRSAMLEPGYGYIRISQFSESTSRDLARAVLDLVERSDDTLSGIVIDLRNNPGGVLEAAVDVSDAFLDDGEIVSASGRAVEADFSMTANPGDISRGARLAVLINSGTASASEIVAGALQDHDRAVLLGSRSFGKGSVQTVMPLSDGRAIKLTTSRYFTPSGRSIHESGIMPDVELETSGSDAVDASRWLQEATTMLADDYQLRQALTHLKGGEIRQSAAQ; this is encoded by the coding sequence ATGTCAGTAATTTCCCGCGGTCTGCTTGCTGTATTAATAGGAGTCGTACTCGGTGTTTCACTCAGTGCCGGCAGTATCGTGCTGGCCGAGCTGGAAGCCCGTGAAACCGAGGCCTTGCCGATAGCCGAGGCGCGCCTGTTCGCCGAGGTGCTGGAACGGGTCAAGCGCGAATACGTCGACTCTGTAGATGATGCCGATCTCATCCAGGCTGCAATACGCGGCATGGTTGCCGATCTGGATCCACACTCGGCGTTTCTCAACTCGCAGGAATACCGCGAGATTCGTATTAATACCTCAGGCAACTACACCGGCGTCGGCCTCGAAGTGAATATTGAGGACGGCCAGGTTGTGGTGGTCTCGCCCATCGACAACACACCTGCACACCGCGCCGGTATGCAACCGGGCGATATCCTGATGATGGTTGATGGTTATCCGATCGAGCAGGATCTCGAAGACACGGTTGCCCGCATGCGCGGTGAACCGGGTACCCCGGTGCGCCTGACCGTGGCACGCGAAGGCGCCGACGACCTGCTGCACTTCAATCTAACCCGCGCCCGCATACAGATGACCAGCGTGCGTTCGGCGATGCTCGAGCCCGGTTACGGCTACATACGTATCAGCCAGTTCAGCGAATCGACCTCGCGTGACCTGGCGCGCGCTGTGCTGGACCTGGTGGAACGCAGTGATGACACCCTTTCGGGAATAGTTATCGACCTGCGTAACAACCCGGGTGGCGTGCTCGAGGCCGCGGTCGACGTGTCCGATGCGTTTCTCGACGATGGCGAAATTGTCTCGGCCAGCGGCCGCGCTGTCGAAGCCGATTTTTCCATGACGGCCAACCCCGGGGATATTTCCCGTGGTGCCCGTCTTGCTGTCCTGATTAATTCAGGTACGGCATCGGCTTCGGAAATTGTGGCGGGCGCGTTGCAGGACCACGATCGCGCGGTGCTGCTGGGCTCGCGCAGTTTCGGCAAGGGTTCAGTGCAAACAGTCATGCCGCTGTCCGACGGGCGCGCAATAAAACTGACTACGTCGCGCTATTTCACGCCATCCGGCCGCTCGATACATGAAAGCGGCATCATGCCCGACGTCGAGCTGGAGACCTCCGGCAGTGATGCAGTGGACGCGAGCCGGTGGCTGCAGGAAGCCACCACAATGCTGGCTGACGACTACCAGTTGCGCCAGGCGCTGACCCACCTGAAAGGCGGCGAGATTCGACAAAGCGCCGCACAGTGA
- a CDS encoding Zn-dependent hydrolase, whose protein sequence is MVLAASCAQVPPGTPTTETTPVAGDSYRAVPDASSRFGIYAPVRLTADLSDLSDNQRIMIRLLIGASKIMDELFWLQAFGEPRPFLAAVEESARDFAAINYGPWDRLDGDKPFLTGFGPKPAGANFYPADMSREEFSAAQMEDKDGLYSLVRRRDDGSLYTLPYHKAYADRLEAAAALLLEASDFAEDEGFRNYLRLRARALVTDDYQPSDMAWLDMKNNRIDVVIGAIENYEDQLFSYRAAYESYVLLKDLSWSQRLQRFAAFLPDLQRALPVPDQYKTESPGSDSDLNAYDVIYYAGHSNAGSKTIAINLPNDEEVQLAKGTRRLQLKNAMRAKFDEILVPISELLIVPEQRRHITFDAFFSNTMFHEVAHGLGIKNTINDRGTVRKALQELASATEEGKADVLGLWMITWLTDNGELPQEKLMDHYTTFLAGIFRSVRFGASSAHGRANMVRFNFFEQAGAFSRNEAGQYSVNFPAMRKAVDALSLRILTLQGDGDYQGTKELMDRIGIVPPSLQVDLGRLNTAGIPVDIVFEQGADVLGL, encoded by the coding sequence ATGGTCCTGGCCGCATCGTGTGCGCAGGTGCCGCCCGGCACTCCGACGACAGAAACGACTCCGGTCGCCGGGGACAGCTATCGTGCGGTCCCGGACGCGTCGTCGCGTTTTGGTATTTACGCGCCGGTTCGACTCACTGCTGACCTTTCCGATCTGAGCGATAACCAGCGCATCATGATCAGGCTGCTGATCGGCGCATCAAAGATCATGGACGAGCTGTTCTGGCTGCAGGCATTCGGCGAGCCGCGGCCGTTCCTGGCTGCAGTGGAAGAGTCAGCGCGCGACTTTGCCGCCATCAACTATGGGCCGTGGGACCGGCTCGACGGCGACAAGCCCTTCCTGACCGGTTTTGGCCCAAAGCCTGCGGGTGCCAACTTCTACCCCGCCGACATGAGTCGTGAAGAGTTTTCTGCGGCACAGATGGAAGACAAGGACGGCTTGTACTCGCTGGTGCGACGCCGCGACGACGGCAGCCTGTACACGCTGCCATATCACAAGGCATATGCTGACCGGCTCGAAGCCGCTGCGGCGCTGCTGCTGGAAGCTTCTGATTTCGCCGAAGACGAAGGATTTCGCAACTATCTGCGTCTGCGCGCGCGTGCGCTGGTTACCGATGACTATCAACCCAGCGATATGGCCTGGCTGGACATGAAGAACAACCGCATCGACGTCGTGATCGGCGCCATCGAGAACTACGAAGACCAGCTGTTCAGTTATCGTGCTGCCTACGAATCATATGTGCTGCTGAAAGATCTCAGCTGGAGCCAGCGGCTGCAGCGTTTTGCCGCGTTCCTGCCGGACCTGCAGCGGGCGCTGCCGGTGCCTGACCAATACAAGACCGAAAGCCCGGGCAGCGACTCCGATCTGAACGCCTATGATGTCATCTACTACGCCGGTCACAGCAATGCCGGCAGCAAGACCATCGCCATCAACCTGCCGAACGACGAAGAAGTGCAGCTTGCCAAGGGCACGCGCCGGTTGCAGCTGAAAAACGCCATGCGGGCAAAGTTCGACGAAATCCTGGTGCCAATCAGCGAACTGCTCATCGTCCCGGAACAACGCCGGCACATTACTTTCGATGCGTTTTTCTCCAACACCATGTTTCACGAGGTGGCGCATGGCCTGGGCATCAAGAACACCATCAATGACAGAGGCACCGTGCGCAAGGCACTGCAGGAGCTGGCATCCGCCACGGAGGAAGGCAAGGCGGACGTGCTGGGTTTGTGGATGATCACCTGGCTGACGGACAACGGCGAACTGCCACAGGAAAAGCTGATGGACCACTACACGACATTCCTCGCCGGTATTTTTCGCTCGGTGCGGTTCGGGGCATCCAGCGCGCATGGCCGGGCCAACATGGTGCGCTTCAACTTCTTCGAACAGGCCGGTGCCTTCAGTCGCAACGAGGCGGGCCAGTACAGCGTCAACTTTCCCGCCATGCGTAAAGCCGTTGATGCCTTGTCGCTGCGTATCCTGACGCTGCAGGGTGACGGCGACTACCAGGGCACAAAAGAGCTGATGGACAGGATCGGAATCGTGCCGCCGTCGCTGCAGGTCGACCTCGGACGGCTGAACACTGCGGGTATCCCGGTTGATATCGTGTTTGAACAGGGTGCTGACGTACTCGGTTTATAA
- a CDS encoding class I SAM-dependent methyltransferase, which translates to MGYRAKIALAYSLGPLASAFKWLWTSRETTNFTYDLEEKNKRYLASLLAELLDVDYSEALGYIRELEDDAFLTRHLRSATAASDFAFMADDQVHYGRRLGWYVITRVIKPRTIVETGVDKGLGACVLAAALMKNREEGHEGRYYGTDINPKAGYLLSGRYAEYGEVLYGDSIQSLTAFDKKIDLFINDSDHSADYEAREYQIIAGKLSEQAIVLGDNSHLTDKLLEFSLQSNRRFVYFQEQPENHWYRGAGIGISFKA; encoded by the coding sequence ATGGGCTACCGGGCGAAAATTGCGCTGGCTTATTCGCTTGGTCCCCTGGCTTCTGCGTTCAAGTGGTTATGGACGTCAAGAGAAACGACAAACTTTACCTATGACCTTGAGGAGAAAAACAAGCGCTATCTGGCATCACTGCTGGCGGAGCTTCTCGATGTTGATTATTCCGAAGCGCTGGGTTACATCCGCGAGCTTGAAGATGATGCCTTTCTGACCCGTCATCTGCGCAGTGCAACAGCCGCCAGTGATTTTGCGTTTATGGCAGATGACCAGGTGCATTACGGCCGGCGTCTCGGCTGGTATGTTATTACAAGGGTTATCAAGCCACGGACAATTGTTGAGACCGGAGTCGATAAAGGCCTTGGTGCATGCGTTCTTGCTGCAGCTCTGATGAAGAACCGTGAGGAGGGCCATGAGGGTCGGTATTACGGTACAGACATCAATCCAAAAGCCGGCTATCTTCTTTCGGGTCGCTATGCGGAGTACGGAGAAGTTCTCTACGGCGATTCCATCCAGTCATTAACAGCGTTTGATAAAAAAATAGATCTATTTATCAATGACAGCGATCACTCTGCCGATTATGAGGCACGTGAGTACCAGATCATCGCCGGAAAATTATCTGAGCAAGCGATTGTGCTTGGGGATAATTCTCACTTGACAGATAAACTGCTGGAATTTTCCTTGCAGAGCAACAGGCGTTTTGTCTATTTTCAGGAGCAGCCCGAGAACCACTGGTATCGTGGAGCGGGTATCGGCATTTCATTCAAAGCTTGA
- a CDS encoding tetratricopeptide repeat protein produces MLRVVALYAVGAWLVLQIAEVTLPPLGFPEWTMRALIVTAVVGFPLVFFIAWIIRIEPEGLMFDLPLWRGGASDRSEQNTDYVVVAAVGALLLIGAYTIGVKIFHDMPSATQALLEDIEPGADAPANSIAVLAFDNFGNAEDPEFFAGGLAEEILNLLAALRELNVAARTSSFQFRGQNVDIRDVARKLAVKYVLEGSVRRTGKRIRVTAQLIDGQNGYHAFSKTYDRDLEDIFAIQEEIAAAVVDELKIVLSIDSEERLQSKPTEDLDAYVFYLQGMERLRSPRDVDVLNAASKLFSDAVAIDPGFARAYAGLCETHLQLYQQSNGTSDFERAQAACDEAAALEPELGSETLIALGALYRIRSWHERAAEKLHEAISIAPTAVDAYIELGKIHMAKGRRIEAEADFRRAVDLKKNYWRAHSALGNFYYNTDRYEDAATYYGIASRLTPESAAGYGSLGAAYWMMGDAERARAAWDRSLELKPTRQGYTNMGLRYYYAGNFSDAVDMQLQALKLAPDDHRLWGRLAESYRFVPGSEQQAADAYQRAAGLAAANLEINESDWTTMGLLGLYHAHLGNERQAARLAARSVDISQRAPESLYYHALVQLKLGNQDNAIDALTEAVSSDEQYRQFLASDPDLRAIRNVERFARLLPQESS; encoded by the coding sequence GTGCTGCGGGTCGTTGCGCTGTATGCGGTTGGCGCCTGGCTGGTGTTGCAGATTGCCGAGGTGACGCTGCCGCCGCTGGGCTTCCCGGAATGGACCATGCGCGCGCTGATCGTTACGGCGGTGGTCGGCTTCCCGCTGGTTTTCTTTATCGCCTGGATCATTCGCATCGAACCGGAAGGGCTGATGTTTGACCTGCCGCTGTGGCGTGGTGGCGCAAGCGATCGCAGTGAACAGAATACCGACTACGTCGTCGTTGCCGCAGTTGGCGCCCTGCTGCTGATAGGCGCCTACACAATCGGCGTGAAAATATTCCATGACATGCCGAGCGCGACCCAGGCGTTGCTGGAGGACATCGAACCCGGCGCGGACGCTCCGGCAAACTCTATCGCGGTACTGGCTTTCGACAATTTCGGTAACGCGGAGGACCCGGAGTTTTTCGCCGGTGGCCTCGCGGAAGAAATACTCAACCTGCTCGCTGCGTTACGCGAACTGAATGTAGCGGCACGCACCTCATCATTCCAGTTTCGCGGCCAGAACGTCGACATCCGCGACGTGGCGCGCAAGCTGGCGGTCAAGTATGTACTCGAGGGCAGCGTACGGCGTACCGGCAAGCGGATACGCGTTACGGCGCAGTTGATCGATGGTCAGAACGGGTATCACGCATTCAGTAAGACCTACGACCGCGACCTGGAAGACATCTTTGCCATCCAGGAGGAAATTGCAGCCGCCGTAGTCGACGAGCTGAAAATAGTGCTGTCAATCGATTCGGAGGAGCGGCTGCAGTCGAAGCCGACCGAGGACCTCGACGCTTATGTCTTTTATCTGCAGGGCATGGAGCGGTTGCGCAGCCCGCGCGATGTTGATGTGCTGAACGCTGCCAGCAAGCTGTTCAGCGATGCGGTAGCGATAGACCCCGGCTTTGCGCGTGCTTATGCCGGCTTGTGTGAAACCCACCTGCAGCTGTATCAACAATCAAATGGCACCAGCGATTTCGAGCGCGCCCAGGCAGCCTGCGACGAGGCCGCCGCGCTGGAACCGGAACTTGGCAGCGAAACGCTCATTGCATTGGGCGCGCTGTATCGCATCCGCAGCTGGCACGAGCGTGCGGCTGAAAAGCTGCATGAAGCAATCAGCATCGCGCCAACCGCGGTCGATGCCTATATAGAGCTTGGCAAAATTCATATGGCCAAAGGCCGCCGCATTGAGGCCGAGGCTGATTTCCGCCGTGCTGTAGATCTCAAGAAAAACTACTGGCGCGCGCATTCAGCCCTTGGCAATTTTTACTACAACACCGACCGCTACGAGGATGCAGCCACTTACTACGGCATTGCCAGCAGACTGACGCCGGAAAGCGCCGCGGGTTACGGGTCCCTGGGGGCCGCTTACTGGATGATGGGCGACGCTGAGCGGGCCCGCGCGGCCTGGGACCGTTCGCTCGAACTGAAACCGACCCGGCAGGGTTACACCAACATGGGGCTGCGTTATTACTACGCTGGAAATTTTTCAGATGCAGTCGACATGCAGCTGCAAGCGCTGAAGCTGGCGCCCGACGACCATCGGCTGTGGGGACGGCTGGCCGAGTCGTATCGTTTCGTGCCGGGCAGCGAGCAGCAGGCAGCAGATGCCTACCAACGCGCTGCCGGTCTGGCTGCGGCGAACCTCGAAATAAACGAATCTGACTGGACCACGATGGGTCTGCTCGGCCTGTACCACGCTCATCTCGGCAATGAGCGGCAGGCGGCACGACTGGCCGCTCGTTCGGTCGACATTTCTCAACGCGCTCCCGAATCGCTTTACTACCATGCGCTGGTGCAGCTGAAGCTGGGCAACCAGGACAATGCCATCGATGCGCTGACCGAGGCAGTAAGCAGCGATGAACAGTACCGCCAGTTCCTCGCCTCGGATCCGGACCTCAGGGCGATCAGGAATGTCGAGCGTTTTGCCCGCCTGCTACCGCAGGAAAGCAGCTAG